Genomic DNA from Flavobacterium sp. N502540:
TTAAACCAAGCAAGGCATCTTGCAGCCATACTCCTGAAGTAGAAGCCTCAGTGTCTGTATCCAAAACCAATAAAAAATTAATTTCGTTAGTTTGTTTTACTAAATGTTCCACCGCAGGGATCACGACACTTAGAAAATCTTCATTTGTTACCACTGCCAATGCCCGAAAAGCGACAATATTGTCTGTTGTATCAATTTGATGTATCATAGCATTTATATTTTAAATTGTTATTAATCCTGATCTCTATATCATTTTCACCTGTCCATTAGAAGGGCTTTCCGATACTAATCATGACACCCTTTAAATCGTATCACTTCTAATTGTTTTAAATTTTACAAAAACTTAAGAACTACTAAGTTACAAATTTACAAAGGTTTACAACCCATTAAATAATTCCAATTTTTAAAAACCTTTGAAAATAGTACTCCCGTTTCATTCGTAATCATACCATTTCCAAAACACGACCAGAATCCTTAAAACTTTACACATTTTGCCATTAAATTTCATTAAATTTATGTCCGCACTCAATTCTAAACTCATGGAAACAAAAGATGGAAGAATAACACTTTATGCCAAAACCCGAAAAGAATGGCGCGATTGGCTACAGGAAAACAGTCAGATCGAAAAATCAATCTGGTTGATTTTATACCACAAAAAAAGTAAAACAGAAAGTGTAAATCTTATTGAAGCTACAGAAGAAGCACTCTGTTTTGGGTGGATTGACAGTTTGTGTAAGAAACGGGATGCTGAAAGTTATTATCTGACATTTACCCCAAGAAATGCAAAAAAAAGCAAATGGAGCCAGCCCAATAAAGAGCGGGCAGAAAGAATGATTGCAGAAGGTTTAATGACAGAATACGGTCAGCTTTCGATTGATCTCGCCAAGCAAAATGGCAAATGGGAATCGGTTTAAAGAACTTTAATGACTGTCTTTCCATAGCATTGCCAAACCACAAAATTTTCACATAATTACTACCATTTTCTTATTCGTAAATGCAATTTGATTTGTAGTTTTAGGCTTTAAAGAGTAATGCTGTTCACAACCATTCTGGTAAATAGTTTTAGCGAAAACAACAAAAAATTATCCAATAAAAATCATTCAACACAAAAACAAGCAATTAAAAATCAGCTCATTAAGCCATTTTACATCAAGTATAAATAGAAATATTTCAATCTCAAAAACACTTGTTTTTAGTCGAACTGACAATCCAAAAACGAGCTTTTGACAAGTACTGCCATCAGACTAAAAACAACAAATAACAATCTAATAACCAGTATTTTAAAACTAAGCATATAAAGTAAAAAATAAATCATAAATCAAATCCGAATCCATTCATTTGGCAATCCATTCGGAAACTTAAAATACCTAAAAAAACAAATAACAATGATTGTAGATTCCTTACAAAACGCAGCCAGATACTACAGCCTGCATCCTAATTTTAAAAAAGCATTTGATTACGTAAACCAAAATGACATCAGCACTCTTGAAGAAGGAGCCTTTGAAATTGGCGAGGGCTTAAAAGTAATTGTAATTGTTGGCGAAGGCACCACTAAAGAAGAAAGTATAAAAGGGTTTGAATGTCACGATAAAAATATCGACATCCAAATTCCGATCAAAGGGCCGGAAACTTTTGCCTGGAAACCCAGAGAAAAATGCATTAGTCCTAACGGAGAATACAATGACGAACGCGATGTTCGTTTCTTTTACGACAAACCGGATATGTTTTTCGAATTACAGGAAAAGCAGTTTACAATTCTATTTCCCGAAGATGTTCACTCGGCAATGATAAGCGAAAATTCACTTAAAAAAATTGTTATTAAAGTCAAAGTTTAAAATAGAAACACCATTCAAAACACTATTAATCACAAAATTTTACATGGATTCAATATTTAATCTAAAAGGAAAAATTGCATTAATTACCGGTGGTGCCGGAGTACTGGGAAGTAACTTTGCTAACGTTCTGGCCGAACAGGGTGTTATTACCGGAATCATTTCCCAGTCTATCGAAAAAGCCAATACAACCGTAGCTGCAATAGAAAGCAATGGTGGAAAAGCTTTTGCCATTCAGGCGAATGTCTTAAACAAAGAAGAACTGGAAAAAGCCAAAGATTTTATCGTAAAAAAATACGGCCGTCTCGATATTCTAATCAATGCTGCAGGAGGAAATATGCCTGGAGCTACCATCAGCCCGGATCAGGCCATCTACGACCTTCAAACCGAAGACTTACAAAAAGTAATCGATCTGAATATCATTGGAACTATGCTGCCTTCACAAGTATTTTCGGAACTTTTTGCTCAACAAAAACAGGGAAATATCATTAACATCTCATCGGCAGCCGCACAACGTCCTCTGACGAGGGTAGTAGGATATGCCGCTTCGAAGGCAGCAATCGATAATTTCACACAATGGATGGCCGTAGAACTGGCTACTAAATATGGTGAAGGAATACGTGTCAATGCCATTTCACCCGGATTTTTTATAGGAGAACAAAACCGCTCTCTCTTACTGACTCCGGAAGGAAAACTAACACCAAGGGGGGAAAAAATCATCGAACATACTCCCATGGGAAGATTTGGTACTCCGGAAGATGTCAACGGAGCTCTTTTGTATTTATGCAGTGACCTGTCAAAATTTGTCACGGGAACAATTCTAAAAGTAGACGGAGGATTTGCGGCAGCAAGTATTTAAAATAAAACTTTATCAATCCTATCGCATTACCAAATCATTAACAAAAAAAGAAAAAAAACTATATGATTTCTGTTTAGGATTTTCTTACTTTGTGTGAACACTTAAAAACTATTCTAACTATGAAAAAAATTAATTTATTGGTAATTGTCTTATTGACAGCTTTTTCAGTTAATGCACAAGACGTTAAATTTGCTCCTTTGGATGCGAGTCCGGTTGATATTGCGTATTCTCCAAACAAAGCGGTAAAATTCAAGAAAACCGATAATCCGGCTCCGGCAGTTAAGGTTATTTATTCAAGACCTTCTGTTAAGGGACGCGCTATTTTTGGTGAATTGATTAAGTTTGGTGAAGTTTGGCGTGTAGGTGCTAACGAAAATACCGAAATCAAATTTTACAAACCGGTTACTATTGGCGGAGTAAATATTCCTGCCGGAACTTACAGTTTATTTGCTATTCCTGAAAAAGACAAATGGACTATCATTATCAATAAAGAAATCGATTTATGGGGTGCTTATGCGTATGACGAAAGTAAGGATATTGCAAGAGTAAGTGTTCCTGTAAAACCAGTATCCAACACAATTGAGGCCTTATCTATTGCTTTTACTACTCAGGGTTCCGTAACGAATTTGGTAATTGGCTGGGACAAAACAACTGTTGAAGTTCCAATCACAATAAAATAATAGTCTGTACAATTAGCAACAGAGATAAAGAGATACCAAATGGTGTCTCTTTTTTTTTATGCTTCAACACAAAACAAAAATGGTGAAAAAGAGAAAAATCATTATGATTTAGTTCTCTCTAATTTATTTTTCATCCGGTTATACTTTATACGATGAAGTTTTGTATTTTTATGAATATCAATGAATTTAATTTTTAACTTAATCAAAAAATAGATGGGAAAATTTGTAATTACTAAGAGAGCCAATGGTGAATTTCAATTTAATTTAAAAGCTGGTAATGGGCAAACTATTCTAACAAGTGAAGGTTATACTACCAAAGCGGCCTGCTTAAACGGAATTGAGTCTGTTAAAACAAATTCGCAGGATGACGGAAGATTTGACAGACTGGAATCCAAAAGCGGAAAACCTTATTTCAACTTAAAAGCCAGTAACGGTCAGATTATTGGTGCAAGCGAAATGTATGAAAGTACAAGCGCAAGAGATAACGGAATAGCATCGGTAAAAACAAACGCACCCGAAGCTTCTACAGACGATCAAACTGCATAACTGCAGTACAAAATAATAAGAAATGGGGCTACTGAGCCCCATTTTTTTATTTCCTTAGACTAAATCTCTCCGAATTTTTCTTTATAACGACGTAACTCTTCTTCCGTTTTGCTTAACAATTTCTCTAAAAGCACAATTTTATCTTCATACAAAGCCTTTAAAGCTGCGCTATTATCCGAATTAATCTGAATACTTCCATTATTGTTTCCTCTCACTTTATTAAAACTATTGAAGTATCTCTGACTGTCAAAACTGATTACGTCTTCTACACTAACCTCCAAGATTCTGGCTATTTCAACCAATTTTTCATACGAAAGAATCGTTTTTCCTTTCTCAATTTTACTATATCCTGCCTGTGTAACACCTAACTGATCTGCCATATATTCCTGCGTATAATTTTTTAGTTCTCTTATGCTTTTTATTTTACTTTTTATCGAAGAGGTCATCATTTTATTTGGGGTATTTTGTATCGCTAAAAACCAACCGCTATTAAACTTATAGTATTACAGCCATACTTCTTTAGTATGCGATCGTGCTACTTCAATAGTAGGTTTATGAAGCAGTAAATTTTCATTTTTTTCTGGTGGTAATAATAAAACCATAAAGTATGGCAAGGGCTATAACCAAAAGATCATTTTGGGAAATTTCATCTAATAACATTATTAATTTTTATAGATTTGTTTTCGTTTTCTTCAAAAGTCTGTTAAAATTCAGGTTTAGAAACTCATCGATCTGTTTTCCGATTTCGTGACGGTCTAAAACCTTAATTTTTACTTTAATTTCTTTTTTATATACATCTTTTACAATAACATAATAGTCAAATTCAAAAGTATTATAGAATCTTAAAATGATAAGAACAGCATATACTATAATCGTGGGGCCGATATAATACAAGTCATTTAAATTGGAAAAAAACATACAATAATAAGCCAAAGCGGTAGTCAGAGTAAAAACTCCGTTTTCAAGAAGATAGGTCTTCTTTTTTTTGAGTAAACCAAGTTCTGTAATTTCATTAAAACAGTATTGCCATCGTTTTGAACCATACTGAAACTGAACCTGATCCTGAGTAAGGGTAATGAACATAGTAATTAAAGATTATTAATAAAAGACAAGAAATAATTAGGCTGAATATCAAACACAGCGATAATTAAAAATGGTTTATATTCCTAAAAAAGCAACCATTAGCGGTCTCTTTTTTTTGAATAAAACTCTCTTTCGCAATATTACGCATTCTATGTATTTTCTTTCTTACAAACCTCCTTATAGAATATAACTAACTGTTGTAATTAATTCTGAAATGTCAATTTTTACCTATATCCAATGGTGCAGACCGTTGATTTTACCTCTGTTAAATTTCATTTTTCTTCTTAATGTTAAAAAACAAAAAAGCCCTTAATCAGGATCTATTTAAGGGCTTATCATTTATCATCTTAGAATTAAATTGTCCCAATCAGGAGGTTTTCAATTTTTGAAAGCGAAATTTCAGGATTGGCACCGGGTGACGCAGCAACCAATGCGCCTACAGCACAAGCAAAATCAATTGCATCCTGTGGCTTCTTTCCGGTAAGCAATGAAGTAATTAAAGCAGCTAAAAAAGAATCCCCAGCCCCTACTGTATCTACAACTTTAACAGTATAACCGTAATTCTCATACAATTTATTTTCCCAAAGCAATACGGCACCATATTGTCCTCTGGTTACACAAATAGCATTCGTACTAGTTTTCTGTGCAATAAAATAAATATTTTTTTCCAGTGTGGTAAAAGGCGAATGCAGTGCTGTAGCAACTTCTAATAATTCTTCATCATTAAACTTTATAAAACTGGCGGCATGCATCAACTGTTCTAAAATCCCATAGGAATAATGAGGCTTTCTTAAATTGACATCAAAAACTTTATAAACATTTGTCTGTAATAATTCTTCAAGAGATTTCCTCGATACCTCATCCCGACAAACTAAACTTCCAAAAATCAAAACATCTGCATTCGCTGTCAGACTTTTGGCAAAATCACTCAAAACAATCTTGTCCCAGGCCGCCGGATAATGAATGACATAACTCGCCGATCCTTTCTCGTTCAGGGTTACATCAACCAGACCAGTCGGAAAATCTTCTGACTTGATTATCGCTTCTGCTTCGAGTCCAAGGTTTTTTATATGATTAATAATCGCAGTACCATCTTCATCGCTTCCTACACAGCTAATCATTGCAGCATTGCAGCCTAACGATTGTATTCGCAGGGCAACGTTTAATGGTGCGCCTCCAATCTTTTTTTCTGCAGCAAAAACATCCCATAGTACTTCTCCGTAGGCGACTGCCTTTAGACTTTTTCCGTTACTCATCCTAAAAACAATTTTATATTAGCAAGTCTGTTTAACATACGGTAATGTTGATTTTCTTTCTAAACAGAAGATTGTCTAACTCTTTTTACCGATGTGCCTAAAATACAACTATAAAATTAAACTTCGATCTGGACAATACTAAAAACTGTTGGGTGATTTAAAATAAGAATCAGGAAGATTTGAAAGTTGACACTGCTGTTAAAAAAATTTATCAGTCTTCCTTTTTTTGTTAATCCTGAACAACTTTATAATAAAAAATCTCTCTAAAATTTTCCCATAAAAAAACCTCGCTTAAAGTTCATTAAGCGAGGTCTTTTTCTTTCGAAAAAAAATATTATTTTTTAGATTCTTCGATAGAAACTTTTCTAAACTCTTTTAAAAGTTTTTCAATTTCTAAAGTAGATTTACGCGCTCTTGGTCCAGCAGCTTTAACACCTTTTTCAGTTAATGATTCAGCCTCTGCTTTAAATGTTTCAATTTCGGCGTTGATTTTTACTAATAGATCGTTCATGCTTATAATTATTAAATTAAGTCGCAAAAATAGAAGTTTGAATGGGAGTTACAACACATTTGCTGTTAAATTTATCCTCATTTTTAGGTCTCTGGCTTAACGATAAATTTACTTTTTCACTTTTTAGCATTTCATTTTTCACAACAAACTAATAGTCAATATTTTATTTTACAGCCCTAATAACTCCTGCCCTGTAAGGCATTCCGAAGTATTTTTTAAAAAAAATCATTTTGTAGCTACAAAACACATCAAAAAACTAGATTTTCACCCCTTTCTCCAATTGAAATTCTTCTTCTTTTTACAAAAATCAGTCAAATATGCGCCGGATTCGACTCAAAAGGCTTCAAAAATGAAGGTATTTGTCGTACCAGA
This window encodes:
- a CDS encoding STAS/SEC14 domain-containing protein, with the translated sequence MIHQIDTTDNIVAFRALAVVTNEDFLSVVIPAVEHLVKQTNEINFLLVLDTDTEASTSGVWLQDALLGLKHLGKWNRAAIITDSEEIISFTNGFGSVIPGDFLGFKKESFNKALNWVEGNINIH
- a CDS encoding YdeI/OmpD-associated family protein, producing the protein METKDGRITLYAKTRKEWRDWLQENSQIEKSIWLILYHKKSKTESVNLIEATEEALCFGWIDSLCKKRDAESYYLTFTPRNAKKSKWSQPNKERAERMIAEGLMTEYGQLSIDLAKQNGKWESV
- a CDS encoding YhcH/YjgK/YiaL family protein yields the protein MIVDSLQNAARYYSLHPNFKKAFDYVNQNDISTLEEGAFEIGEGLKVIVIVGEGTTKEESIKGFECHDKNIDIQIPIKGPETFAWKPREKCISPNGEYNDERDVRFFYDKPDMFFELQEKQFTILFPEDVHSAMISENSLKKIVIKVKV
- a CDS encoding SDR family oxidoreductase — protein: MDSIFNLKGKIALITGGAGVLGSNFANVLAEQGVITGIISQSIEKANTTVAAIESNGGKAFAIQANVLNKEELEKAKDFIVKKYGRLDILINAAGGNMPGATISPDQAIYDLQTEDLQKVIDLNIIGTMLPSQVFSELFAQQKQGNIINISSAAAQRPLTRVVGYAASKAAIDNFTQWMAVELATKYGEGIRVNAISPGFFIGEQNRSLLLTPEGKLTPRGEKIIEHTPMGRFGTPEDVNGALLYLCSDLSKFVTGTILKVDGGFAAASI
- a CDS encoding DUF2911 domain-containing protein, with translation MKKINLLVIVLLTAFSVNAQDVKFAPLDASPVDIAYSPNKAVKFKKTDNPAPAVKVIYSRPSVKGRAIFGELIKFGEVWRVGANENTEIKFYKPVTIGGVNIPAGTYSLFAIPEKDKWTIIINKEIDLWGAYAYDESKDIARVSVPVKPVSNTIEALSIAFTTQGSVTNLVIGWDKTTVEVPITIK
- a CDS encoding YegP family protein — translated: MGKFVITKRANGEFQFNLKAGNGQTILTSEGYTTKAACLNGIESVKTNSQDDGRFDRLESKSGKPYFNLKASNGQIIGASEMYESTSARDNGIASVKTNAPEASTDDQTA
- a CDS encoding helix-turn-helix domain-containing protein, with product MMTSSIKSKIKSIRELKNYTQEYMADQLGVTQAGYSKIEKGKTILSYEKLVEIARILEVSVEDVISFDSQRYFNSFNKVRGNNNGSIQINSDNSAALKALYEDKIVLLEKLLSKTEEELRRYKEKFGEI
- a CDS encoding carbohydrate kinase family protein — encoded protein: MSNGKSLKAVAYGEVLWDVFAAEKKIGGAPLNVALRIQSLGCNAAMISCVGSDEDGTAIINHIKNLGLEAEAIIKSEDFPTGLVDVTLNEKGSASYVIHYPAAWDKIVLSDFAKSLTANADVLIFGSLVCRDEVSRKSLEELLQTNVYKVFDVNLRKPHYSYGILEQLMHAASFIKFNDEELLEVATALHSPFTTLEKNIYFIAQKTSTNAICVTRGQYGAVLLWENKLYENYGYTVKVVDTVGAGDSFLAALITSLLTGKKPQDAIDFACAVGALVAASPGANPEISLSKIENLLIGTI
- a CDS encoding histone H1-like protein Hc1; this encodes MNDLLVKINAEIETFKAEAESLTEKGVKAAGPRARKSTLEIEKLLKEFRKVSIEESKK